A genomic stretch from Streptomyces sp. QL37 includes:
- a CDS encoding HpcH/HpaI aldolase/citrate lyase family protein, protein MRHFGHISPAVRENLFFREPCEFDADSSSHLLSTALGATLYSPATRTRLADDVIKQAGQGVVSMVLCLEDSIDDAEVVGAEANLVRQFADLEARDADVPLLFIRVREPEQISDLVRRLGSSVRLLSGFVLPKFTEERGELFLEALTAAEASGGHRLFAMPVLESPELLHLETRGETLRGISRTVDKYRERVLALRLGVTDFCSAYGLRRAPDMTAYDVQIVGAVIGDVVNVLGRSDGTGFTITGPVWEYFRLQERMFKPQLRRSPFVGQAEELRTALIEHDIDGLLREIELDRANGLLGKTCIHPSHVLPVHALSVVSHEEYSDAQDILRPERGGGGVLRSAYTNKMNEVKPHRAWAERTLLRAEVFGVAREDVGFVELLAAGVTA, encoded by the coding sequence ATGCGTCATTTCGGGCATATCTCGCCCGCTGTCCGGGAGAACCTGTTCTTCAGGGAGCCGTGTGAATTCGACGCGGATTCCTCCTCCCACCTGCTGTCCACGGCCCTGGGAGCCACGCTCTACAGCCCCGCGACCCGGACCAGGCTGGCCGACGACGTGATCAAGCAGGCCGGCCAGGGAGTGGTCTCCATGGTGCTCTGCCTGGAGGATTCCATCGACGACGCCGAAGTGGTCGGTGCCGAGGCCAACCTGGTCCGGCAGTTCGCCGACCTCGAGGCGCGGGACGCCGATGTGCCGCTGCTCTTCATCCGGGTCCGCGAGCCGGAGCAGATCTCCGACCTCGTGCGGCGGCTCGGCAGCTCCGTCCGATTGTTGTCCGGATTCGTACTTCCGAAATTCACGGAGGAGCGGGGCGAGCTCTTCCTGGAGGCGCTCACCGCCGCCGAAGCGAGCGGCGGGCACCGGCTTTTCGCCATGCCCGTCCTCGAATCGCCCGAGCTCCTGCACCTGGAGACCAGGGGCGAAACCCTGCGGGGAATCTCCCGCACCGTCGACAAGTACCGCGAGCGGGTCCTGGCGCTGCGGCTCGGCGTCACCGACTTCTGCTCCGCCTACGGTCTGCGCCGGGCCCCCGACATGACGGCGTACGACGTCCAGATCGTCGGCGCCGTCATCGGTGACGTCGTCAACGTGCTGGGCCGGTCGGACGGCACCGGCTTCACCATCACCGGGCCCGTGTGGGAGTACTTCAGGCTCCAGGAGCGGATGTTCAAGCCCCAGCTGCGCCGCAGCCCCTTCGTGGGGCAGGCCGAGGAACTGCGCACCGCACTCATCGAGCACGACATCGACGGGCTGCTGCGTGAGATCGAGCTCGACCGGGCCAACGGCCTGCTCGGCAAGACCTGCATCCATCCGTCGCACGTCCTGCCCGTGCACGCGCTGTCGGTCGTCAGCCACGAGGAGTACAGCGACGCGCAGGACATCCTGCGGCCGGAGCGGGGCGGCGGCGGAGTGCTGCGCTCCGCGTACACGAACAAGATGAACGAAGTGAAGCCCCACCGCGCCTGGGCCGAGCGGACCCTGCTGAGGGCCGAGGTCTTCGGCGTGGCCCGCGAGGACGTCGGCTTCGTGGAGCTCCTGGCCGCCGGCGTGACGGCCTGA
- a CDS encoding phosphoribosyltransferase: protein MGGYGRADERIREEEAVDVEWSGNWVAERLGVELVGDGELRELLGLALRRNPKRAHLLVSNVLGKHVPQRPSVVHGVGFELGERVRNLLGEAEARRAVVLGYAETATGLGHAVADGLGVAPYLHSTRRPVAGVAQAGGFEEAHSHATSHLLLPEDPDLLDASAEGSPLVLVDDEFSTGNTVLNTIRALHARYPRDRYVIVALVDMRSEADQGRLAEFAEEIGARVDLVARARGTVRLPDGVLEKGRDLVAAHEAGRAPDKPPAPRTVPARVALDWPADVPDGGRHGFTPVHRAALEAALPGMGARLADAVGDARRVLVLGFEELMYAPLRLATALEDATTADVRYSTTTRSPVLAVDDPGYAIRSRLVFPAHDDPADGPGDRYAYNVAGAGFDAVVAVVDSAADTPDLHAPDGLLARLAGHTDKVVLAVVPSYVPSPTPHRQEAVMLPEPLRGPAFSSYAADDVGWLLQDLSDTALEAPTEEREEAIQSGGAHYAESLPVEYQPSPQYQELFKAALATSAARIARAVGTVTETVLAERGPRPVLVSLARAGTPVGVLMRRWAQHRHGLDLPHYAVSIVRGRGIDANALRWLAAHHNPADVVFVDGWTGKGAITRELAAALEEFGGFNPEIAVLADPGGCVRTYGTREDFLIPSACLNSTVSGLISRTVLRSDLVGPHDFHGAKFYAELADADVSGLFLDTIAARFDEVADAVDAEAKELLTADRAPTWEGWAAVERISEEYGIHDVNLVKPGVGETTRVLLRRVPWKILAKRGAGADLDHVRLLAEQRGVPVEEVGELPYTCVGLIHPKYTRGATGADGTAVTAK, encoded by the coding sequence ATGGGCGGGTACGGGCGAGCGGACGAGCGGATACGGGAAGAAGAGGCAGTGGACGTGGAGTGGTCGGGTAACTGGGTCGCGGAGCGGCTCGGGGTCGAGCTCGTCGGCGACGGGGAGCTCCGGGAGCTGCTGGGCCTCGCCCTGCGCCGCAATCCGAAGCGGGCCCATCTGCTCGTGTCGAACGTCCTGGGCAAGCACGTGCCGCAGCGGCCGTCCGTCGTCCACGGCGTGGGCTTCGAGCTGGGCGAGCGGGTGCGGAACCTGCTGGGCGAGGCGGAGGCCCGCCGCGCGGTCGTCCTGGGCTACGCGGAGACGGCCACCGGCCTCGGCCACGCCGTCGCGGACGGGCTCGGGGTGGCGCCGTACCTCCACTCCACCCGGCGCCCCGTCGCCGGCGTCGCACAGGCCGGCGGCTTCGAGGAGGCGCACTCGCACGCCACCTCCCATCTGCTGCTGCCCGAGGACCCCGACCTGCTGGACGCCTCCGCGGAGGGCTCACCACTGGTCCTGGTCGACGACGAGTTCTCCACCGGCAACACCGTGCTCAACACCATCCGGGCCCTCCACGCGCGCTACCCCCGCGACCGGTACGTCATCGTCGCCCTGGTGGACATGCGCTCCGAGGCCGACCAGGGGCGGCTCGCCGAATTCGCCGAGGAGATCGGTGCGCGCGTCGACCTGGTGGCCCGCGCCCGGGGCACCGTGCGCCTGCCCGACGGGGTCCTGGAGAAGGGCCGGGACCTGGTGGCCGCGCACGAGGCCGGACGGGCGCCGGACAAGCCCCCCGCGCCGCGGACCGTCCCCGCACGCGTCGCCCTGGACTGGCCGGCCGACGTGCCGGACGGCGGGCGCCACGGCTTCACGCCCGTCCACCGTGCCGCCCTGGAGGCCGCTCTGCCGGGCATGGGCGCCCGGCTCGCCGACGCCGTGGGTGACGCCCGCAGGGTGCTCGTCCTCGGCTTCGAGGAGCTGATGTACGCGCCGCTGCGGCTCGCCACCGCGCTGGAGGACGCCACCACGGCCGACGTGCGCTACTCCACCACCACCCGCTCGCCCGTCCTCGCCGTCGACGACCCGGGCTACGCCATACGCAGCCGTCTCGTCTTCCCCGCCCACGACGACCCCGCCGACGGGCCGGGAGACCGGTACGCGTACAACGTCGCGGGCGCGGGATTCGACGCCGTCGTCGCGGTGGTCGACTCCGCCGCCGACACCCCCGACCTGCACGCCCCGGACGGGCTGCTGGCCCGGCTCGCCGGCCACACCGACAAGGTCGTGCTCGCGGTCGTCCCCTCGTACGTGCCGTCGCCGACCCCCCACAGGCAGGAAGCCGTCATGCTGCCCGAACCCCTCCGGGGACCCGCCTTCTCCTCCTACGCGGCGGACGACGTCGGCTGGCTGCTCCAGGACCTCTCCGACACGGCCCTGGAAGCCCCCACCGAGGAGCGCGAGGAGGCGATCCAGAGCGGCGGCGCGCACTACGCCGAGTCGCTGCCCGTCGAGTACCAGCCCAGCCCGCAGTACCAGGAGCTGTTCAAGGCGGCCCTGGCGACCTCGGCGGCCCGTATCGCCCGGGCCGTCGGCACCGTCACCGAGACCGTCCTGGCGGAGCGGGGCCCCCGCCCCGTCCTGGTCTCCCTCGCCCGCGCCGGCACCCCCGTCGGGGTCCTCATGCGCCGATGGGCCCAGCACCGGCACGGCCTCGACCTGCCGCACTACGCCGTCTCCATCGTCCGGGGCCGCGGCATCGACGCCAACGCCCTGCGCTGGCTGGCCGCCCACCACAACCCGGCGGACGTCGTCTTCGTCGACGGCTGGACCGGGAAGGGCGCCATCACCCGCGAACTCGCCGCCGCACTTGAGGAGTTCGGCGGCTTCAACCCCGAGATCGCCGTACTGGCCGACCCGGGCGGCTGCGTACGGACGTACGGGACGCGCGAGGACTTCCTCATCCCGTCCGCCTGCCTCAACTCCACGGTGTCCGGGCTGATCTCCCGTACGGTCCTGCGCTCCGACCTGGTCGGCCCGCACGACTTCCACGGCGCCAAGTTCTACGCCGAGCTCGCCGACGCCGACGTCTCCGGACTCTTCCTGGACACGATCGCCGCCCGCTTCGACGAGGTCGCCGACGCCGTGGACGCCGAGGCGAAGGAGCTGCTCACCGCGGACCGCGCCCCCACCTGGGAGGGCTGGGCCGCCGTCGAGCGCATCAGCGAGGAGTACGGCATCCACGACGTGAACCTGGTCAAGCCCGGCGTCGGAGAGACGACCCGGGTGCTGCTGCGCCGCGTCCCTTGGAAGATCCTGGCCAAGCGGGGCGCCGGCGCCGACCTCGACCACGTACGGCTGCTCGCCGAGCAGCGCGGGGTCCCGGTCGAGGAGGTCGGAGAACTCCCTTACACCTGCGTCGGGTTGATCCACCCCAAGTACACGCGCGGCGCCACCGGCGCGGACGGCACGGCGGTGACGGCGAAGTGA
- a CDS encoding zinc ribbon domain-containing protein encodes MPRYEYRCRPCGETFELSRPMAESSDPASCPAGHEDTVKLLSTVAVGGGSASAPAAAPSGGGGGGCCGGGCCG; translated from the coding sequence ATGCCTCGTTACGAGTACCGCTGCCGCCCCTGCGGCGAGACGTTCGAACTCAGCCGCCCGATGGCGGAGTCGTCCGACCCCGCCTCCTGCCCCGCCGGGCACGAGGACACCGTGAAGCTGCTCTCCACCGTGGCGGTGGGCGGCGGCTCGGCCTCCGCGCCCGCTGCGGCTCCCTCGGGCGGCGGCGGTGGCGGCTGCTGCGGTGGGGGCTGCTGCGGCTGA
- a CDS encoding HAD family hydrolase, with protein MNTPDDATTGSAGNDPVTLVASDLDRTLIYSAASLQLTMPDEQAPRLLCVEVYGGAPLCYMTETAAALLDQLARTTVFVPTTTRTREQYGRIHLPGPAPRYAICANGGHILVDGVSDPDWQAHVARRIAGECASLGEVRAHLRAAGDPSWLLKERVAEDLFAYLVVDRGALPEGWVKELSAWADAKGWTVSLQGRKIYAVPKPLTKSAAMHEVARRSGATLTLAAGDSLLDADLLLAADRAWRPGHGELADCGWGAPNTEVLRERGGAAGEEILRRFLRAADPRG; from the coding sequence GTGAACACGCCTGACGACGCGACCACGGGCAGCGCCGGGAACGACCCCGTGACGCTGGTGGCGAGCGACCTGGACCGCACCCTCATCTACTCGGCGGCCTCCCTCCAGCTGACCATGCCGGACGAGCAGGCCCCCCGCCTGCTCTGCGTGGAGGTGTACGGCGGTGCGCCGCTCTGCTACATGACGGAGACCGCCGCGGCACTGCTCGACCAGCTGGCCCGCACCACGGTGTTCGTCCCGACCACCACCAGGACCCGGGAGCAGTACGGCCGCATCCACCTGCCCGGGCCCGCCCCCCGGTACGCCATCTGTGCCAACGGCGGACACATCCTGGTCGACGGCGTCTCCGACCCGGACTGGCAGGCTCACGTGGCCCGCCGGATCGCCGGTGAGTGCGCCTCCCTCGGCGAGGTCCGCGCCCACCTCCGGGCGGCGGGCGACCCCTCCTGGCTCCTCAAGGAACGGGTCGCCGAGGATCTCTTCGCCTACCTCGTCGTCGACCGCGGAGCCCTCCCCGAGGGCTGGGTCAAGGAGCTGTCCGCCTGGGCGGACGCCAAGGGGTGGACCGTCTCGCTCCAGGGACGCAAGATCTACGCCGTTCCCAAACCGCTCACCAAGAGCGCGGCCATGCACGAGGTCGCCCGCCGCAGCGGTGCCACGCTGACGCTCGCCGCCGGGGACTCGCTCCTGGACGCCGACCTCCTGCTCGCCGCCGACCGGGCGTGGCGTCCGGGCCACGGTGAGCTGGCCGACTGCGGCTGGGGCGCACCCAACACCGAGGTGCTCCGGGAGCGGGGCGGCGCGGCGGGAGAGGAGATCCTGCGCCGCTTCCTGCGCGCCGCCGACCCCCGCGGGTGA
- a CDS encoding DUF4383 domain-containing protein gives MATHVLHPTRRPGKPARRKAVLDDHLPVDHRLSRVYRVGAGLMGLLLVAFGILGLIDRIGFFDTGGDTVAGLNTNGALSILSICVGLLLFVGMVIGGNFASTLNMVLGIAFILSGFVNLALLDTGMNFLAFRMQNVLFSFVVGLLLMMFGMYGRVTGGLPHDNPYWRARHPEQVAREERRPRAPMPEVAKAKRL, from the coding sequence ATGGCCACTCACGTCCTGCATCCCACGCGCCGGCCCGGCAAGCCCGCCCGCCGCAAGGCCGTCCTCGACGACCACCTGCCCGTCGACCACCGCCTCAGCCGGGTCTACCGGGTGGGGGCGGGCCTGATGGGCCTGCTGCTCGTCGCCTTCGGGATCCTCGGGCTCATCGACCGTATCGGCTTCTTCGACACCGGCGGCGACACGGTGGCGGGCCTCAATACCAACGGTGCGCTGAGCATCCTGTCCATCTGCGTCGGGTTGCTGCTCTTCGTCGGCATGGTCATCGGCGGGAACTTCGCCTCGACGCTGAACATGGTCCTGGGCATCGCCTTCATCCTCAGCGGGTTCGTGAATCTGGCGCTGCTGGACACCGGGATGAACTTTCTGGCCTTCCGCATGCAGAACGTGCTGTTCAGCTTCGTGGTCGGGCTGCTGCTGATGATGTTCGGCATGTACGGAAGGGTCACCGGCGGCCTGCCCCACGACAATCCCTACTGGCGCGCCCGCCACCCCGAGCAGGTCGCGAGGGAGGAACGCCGTCCCCGTGCCCCGATGCCCGAGGTCGCGAAGGCCAAGAGGCTCTAA